TCAGCAACAGCTACTATTGGTTTTCCCCATGATCTCCGGCGCAAAATCGCTAAAGTTAAGGGTATCAGGGGAACAAAATTTATCCATATGCTTGTGCCTTGCCCTACTGGTTGGAGGATGGCCTCGGATTTATCCCCCGACGTGTCTCGCCTGGCTGTTGAAACCAATATTTTTCCTCTCTATGAGGTGGAAGATGGCGTACGATACACTATAAACCATGAACCGCTTAAATTACCTGTTGAAGAATATTTATTAAAGCAGGGACGCTTCAAGCATTTGAAGAAAGAAGAAATTCAACGCATTCAAAAGGATGCAGACGATGAGTGGAATAAGCTGCAATATAAGGCACATAGGTCTATGGTGGATAGCGCTTAATCCTTACTTTCAAGAAAGGGGCAATGTGTATGAAACTTTTCTGGAAGTTTTTTGATAAGCTCATCGAGGTAATGGCAGCGATAGCCGGGGGAATACTGGTTTTTATAGCGGCTGCTGTCTGTTACACCATCGGCATGCGATTCTTCTTTACACAGACGACTATATGGATCATGCAAACAACCGAATATGCCCTGTTGTGGATAGTTTTCCTTGCAACAACCTGGCTTTTGAGAGAGGGGGGGCATATAACTACCGATATCATATACACTCATCTCAATAACAAAACCAAACAATATCTCGATTGTATCATGTTTGTGATCGGCGGGTTTGCCTGTGCGATTATGGTCTTTTTTGGGATTCTCTATATGTATGAGTGTATTGTAGGCAGGGTAACAGACGTAAGGGCAGTTACTGTTCCAAA
This portion of the Pseudomonadota bacterium genome encodes:
- a CDS encoding TRAP transporter small permease; this encodes MKLFWKFFDKLIEVMAAIAGGILVFIAAAVCYTIGMRFFFTQTTIWIMQTTEYALLWIVFLATTWLLREGGHITTDIIYTHLNNKTKQYLDCIMFVIGGFACAIMVFFGILYMYECIVGRVTDVRAVTVPKSAVFIIIPIGSILLTMQFFRMAWSRFSDIRAGK